A single region of the Salicibibacter cibi genome encodes:
- a CDS encoding amino acid ABC transporter permease: MNLSPEAFVEVTPYLLTGLWYTLIITIIGVLIGCVIGTIFGIMRLSTNWFIKTVASIYVEVVRGTPLLAQIFFIHFGIPALFNFNFDALITAFGVIALNSGAYLAEIVRGGVQSVDKGQLEAGRSLGLNGRQTMRHIIWPQAVKIMIPPFGNQFIISLKDTSLLSAIAVTELMYQGQTYASITFASFETYLMVCVFYLLITIPASILLRFTERRLDHS, from the coding sequence ATGAATCTATCACCTGAAGCATTTGTTGAAGTGACCCCTTATTTACTCACGGGACTATGGTACACATTAATCATCACGATCATTGGTGTGTTAATCGGTTGTGTGATCGGCACCATTTTTGGAATTATGCGATTATCAACGAATTGGTTCATCAAAACGGTCGCGTCAATCTATGTGGAAGTGGTGAGGGGCACCCCATTGCTTGCGCAAATCTTTTTTATTCATTTTGGGATTCCCGCCCTTTTCAATTTTAATTTTGACGCGTTAATTACCGCTTTTGGCGTGATCGCGCTTAATTCCGGGGCGTACTTGGCAGAGATTGTACGAGGCGGTGTGCAGTCCGTGGATAAGGGACAATTGGAGGCGGGCCGTTCGCTCGGGTTAAACGGACGACAAACGATGCGCCACATTATTTGGCCGCAAGCCGTAAAAATTATGATTCCGCCTTTTGGGAACCAATTTATCATAAGTTTAAAAGATACGTCTTTATTGTCGGCAATCGCGGTGACGGAATTGATGTATCAAGGTCAAACGTACGCAAGCATAACGTTCGCGAGTTTTGAAACTTACTTAATGGTTTGTGTATTTTACCTCTTGATTACCATTCCGGCATCTATACTGTTACGTTTCACAGAACGGAGGCTTGACCATTCATGA
- a CDS encoding amino acid ABC transporter ATP-binding protein, protein MIKVKDLHKSFGKNEVLTDITTEIDAQEVVCVIGPSGSGKSTFLRCLNRLEDITLGEVLIDGVNIADPKTDINAIRQDVGMVFQHFNLFPHKTVRDNVMLAPHKLKGESTREVRDRSLNLLEKVGLADKADAYPSSLSGGQKQRVAIARALAMNPKVMLFDEPTSALDPELVGDVLAVMKDLANEGMTMVVVTHEMGFAKEVGDRVFFMDEGRMVEEGTPTQVFDDTTHERTREFLSKIL, encoded by the coding sequence ATGATTAAGGTGAAGGATTTACATAAATCGTTTGGAAAAAACGAGGTGTTGACCGATATTACAACGGAAATTGATGCGCAGGAAGTGGTCTGTGTCATCGGGCCGTCGGGCTCCGGAAAAAGTACATTTTTGCGCTGTTTAAATCGCCTTGAGGATATTACTTTAGGAGAAGTACTGATTGACGGGGTGAATATTGCTGACCCAAAAACGGATATTAATGCCATTCGCCAAGATGTAGGGATGGTTTTCCAACATTTTAACCTTTTCCCTCACAAGACCGTCCGCGATAATGTGATGCTGGCACCGCATAAGTTGAAAGGGGAAAGCACGCGAGAAGTTCGCGATCGTTCCCTGAATCTGTTAGAAAAAGTCGGACTTGCCGATAAAGCGGATGCATATCCTTCTAGTCTCTCGGGGGGACAAAAACAGCGGGTTGCCATTGCCCGTGCCTTGGCGATGAATCCGAAAGTGATGCTTTTTGATGAACCGACGTCCGCCCTTGACCCGGAACTCGTTGGTGATGTGCTCGCCGTTATGAAGGACTTGGCTAACGAAGGGATGACAATGGTTGTCGTCACACATGAAATGGGTTTTGCAAAAGAAGTCGGCGATCGCGTGTTCTTTATGGATGAGGGCAGGATGGTTGAGGAAGGCACCCCAACGCAAGTGTTTGATGACACAACGCATGAACGTACGAGAGAATTTTTGAGTAAAATTTTATAA
- a CDS encoding DUF3500 domain-containing protein has product MDNLGRKIKRLTMAMIIMVSAVPLDVEATSITKTQSEETASLLELINESLHENVDETDQASLADAFLETLSEEQQEIVRNELTEENATTWSNVPATYENRNGIALGDLSEKSIKAALKLMKASLSEEGFQTLTEIMKADAFQRTEYNDDTLGTGLYFISILGTPSDNEPWMLQFSGHHLAKNLVFNGKEAGATPQFTGVEPRAFTMWDNVTYRPIDERITSMEAMLHSLDDEQLESAEMEKTFDDVVVGPGEDGNYPETEGIAYANLDKKQQILVQKAIKAWVDDAPDEAGHALLNAYLSEDALQNTHIAWSGSPDVEDTGAYVRIDGPRVWIELTSREGESHPDNPHYHTVWRDKVADYGGLFTQ; this is encoded by the coding sequence ATGGACAACCTTGGAAGAAAAATAAAACGATTAACAATGGCCATGATTATAATGGTTTCTGCCGTACCCCTTGATGTTGAAGCAACATCCATCACAAAAACCCAATCGGAAGAAACAGCTTCACTTCTTGAACTGATCAATGAGTCCCTTCATGAAAACGTGGATGAAACGGATCAAGCGTCGCTTGCTGATGCTTTTCTGGAAACACTTAGCGAAGAGCAGCAAGAGATCGTCCGCAATGAATTAACCGAAGAAAACGCTACGACATGGAGCAATGTCCCGGCCACTTATGAAAACCGAAATGGCATAGCGCTCGGGGATTTGTCCGAAAAAAGCATAAAGGCCGCTTTAAAACTGATGAAAGCATCCCTAAGCGAGGAAGGTTTCCAAACATTAACGGAAATCATGAAAGCCGATGCATTTCAACGCACGGAATACAATGATGACACGTTAGGAACCGGCTTGTATTTTATTTCCATTCTCGGTACGCCATCGGATAACGAGCCATGGATGTTACAGTTCAGCGGGCACCATCTCGCTAAAAATCTTGTGTTTAACGGCAAGGAGGCGGGGGCTACCCCTCAATTTACGGGAGTTGAACCGCGAGCGTTTACCATGTGGGATAATGTGACATATCGACCCATCGATGAACGGATCACAAGTATGGAAGCCATGCTGCATTCGCTCGATGACGAACAACTGGAGAGCGCTGAAATGGAGAAAACGTTTGACGACGTTGTTGTCGGTCCCGGGGAAGATGGAAATTATCCAGAAACAGAAGGAATTGCTTATGCTAACCTGGATAAAAAACAGCAAATCCTCGTTCAAAAGGCTATCAAAGCCTGGGTGGACGATGCACCTGATGAAGCCGGTCATGCGTTGCTTAACGCCTATCTTTCTGAAGATGCGCTGCAAAACACACATATTGCCTGGTCCGGCTCTCCGGACGTTGAAGATACAGGCGCTTATGTAAGAATTGACGGTCCGCGTGTATGGATCGAACTAACGTCCCGGGAAGGGGAGAGTCACCCCGACAACCCGCATTACCATACGGTTTGGCGGGATAAAGTCGCTGATTATGGCGGGTTATTTACTCAATAA
- a CDS encoding sodium:calcium antiporter — protein MIYVIFILAIIVTVFSAIKISAYSDAISRLSGMGSLLIGTFLLAGATSLPEVTTSVSAIYLNNPDLAVGNVIGSNLFNLLILAVFDVIYRQRKVLTSIDQQQRYTALFGFIMMAIVPIALFFTVEIPLLNVGVDTLLIIVLYLLSLWVIRRKPPKEEKVSEGSVKERYTLKQAVIGFFAAAITILLAGTLLTYAGDQIAVITGLGSSFVGSFLIATTTSLPEAMTVFIAFKLNNSNLAAASIIGSNLFNLLILCLCDFLYEGSILQSASPSHTATSVLLAVNGAILCYAIFSRHGRNIYVGPSIAIIFIYFVAAVWMFIL, from the coding sequence TTGATCTACGTTATTTTCATCCTCGCAATTATTGTCACGGTCTTTTCTGCCATAAAAATCTCTGCGTATTCTGATGCCATCAGCCGATTGTCCGGGATGGGATCGCTGTTGATCGGTACTTTTCTGTTGGCGGGGGCGACCTCGCTCCCGGAAGTGACGACAAGTGTCTCGGCGATCTATCTGAATAATCCTGACCTTGCCGTCGGTAACGTCATCGGAAGCAACCTTTTTAATTTATTAATTTTGGCTGTTTTTGATGTTATTTATAGGCAACGAAAAGTACTGACCAGCATCGATCAGCAACAACGGTATACTGCTCTGTTCGGTTTTATTATGATGGCCATCGTGCCGATTGCGCTCTTTTTTACAGTAGAAATTCCGTTGCTCAACGTAGGTGTGGACACGTTGCTCATCATTGTTCTCTACCTGCTTAGTTTATGGGTGATACGCCGAAAACCCCCAAAAGAAGAGAAGGTAAGCGAGGGAAGCGTCAAAGAAAGGTATACGTTAAAACAAGCGGTGATCGGTTTTTTTGCCGCTGCCATTACGATTTTGCTCGCGGGCACGCTTCTAACGTATGCAGGGGACCAAATCGCCGTTATCACTGGGTTGGGTTCGAGCTTTGTCGGAAGCTTCTTGATTGCAACGACCACGTCTTTGCCCGAAGCCATGACGGTCTTTATCGCTTTTAAGCTCAACAATTCAAACCTTGCCGCTGCATCGATCATTGGAAGCAACCTTTTTAACCTGCTCATTTTATGCCTGTGTGATTTTTTATACGAAGGATCGATTTTGCAATCGGCTTCCCCGAGCCACACGGCGACGTCAGTACTCTTGGCCGTCAACGGCGCAATCTTATGCTATGCCATTTTTTCACGACATGGGCGAAACATTTATGTGGGACCTTCAATTGCTATCATCTTTATCTACTTCGTAGCAGCGGTATGGATGTTTATTTTGTGA
- a CDS encoding aldo/keto reductase — protein MQIPEITLNDGMRVPTVGFGTYELWGNEGAAAITSAIDQGYRLIDTAYNYENEGTVGEAVRRTSVTREELLITSKLPGRYHTYDQAVKAIQESLYRANLDYYDLYLIHWPNPMQDQYIEAWKALIDAKKWGLIRSIGVCNFLPEHMERLEEETGVLPSINQVELHPFFNQDEQRKWHEAHGVVTESWSPLMRMDAVLSNDTIKKIADKHDKTASQVVLRWHYQLGAVAIPKSASAKRQQENITIFDFVLDDEDMGALNDLTRPDGRRKNQDPAVYEEF, from the coding sequence ATGCAAATACCAGAAATCACACTGAATGACGGCATGCGTGTACCGACCGTTGGTTTCGGTACGTATGAATTATGGGGAAACGAGGGTGCAGCGGCCATCACGAGTGCCATTGATCAAGGCTATCGTCTCATTGATACCGCGTATAATTATGAAAACGAGGGGACGGTCGGGGAGGCGGTCAGGCGCACATCTGTAACACGTGAAGAATTGCTCATCACATCGAAGCTTCCCGGCCGATACCATACTTATGATCAGGCAGTGAAGGCGATCCAGGAATCACTCTATCGTGCCAATCTTGATTACTATGATTTATATTTGATCCATTGGCCGAATCCCATGCAAGATCAATATATCGAGGCGTGGAAAGCGTTAATTGATGCGAAGAAATGGGGACTTATCCGTTCTATCGGCGTATGCAATTTCCTTCCGGAGCATATGGAACGATTGGAAGAAGAAACGGGTGTATTGCCAAGTATCAATCAAGTGGAACTGCATCCTTTTTTCAACCAGGACGAACAGCGGAAATGGCATGAAGCACACGGGGTGGTTACAGAATCATGGAGCCCTTTAATGCGAATGGATGCTGTTTTAAGCAACGATACGATCAAGAAAATCGCAGACAAGCATGATAAAACCGCTTCTCAAGTCGTGTTGCGCTGGCATTATCAACTCGGCGCCGTCGCGATTCCGAAATCCGCATCTGCCAAGCGCCAGCAGGAGAACATCACGATTTTTGATTTTGTTCTGGATGATGAAGACATGGGTGCTTTAAATGATTTGACACGTCCGGATGGCCGCAGGAAGAACCAGGACCCGGCCGTTTACGAAGAATTCTAA
- a CDS encoding PH domain-containing protein, with protein MAFWKKADNRKKHQDQAREYLVGDEQLLHTYGLLIDFVALTDQRVIFVEKSWVSKRSEVVSIPYSKIEEIALLKDRRMSISNPVRISTRSKDHQLNLIKGNDSVGFYKQLSRQMMKAGG; from the coding sequence ATGGCATTTTGGAAAAAAGCAGATAATCGTAAAAAACACCAGGATCAGGCACGGGAATATTTAGTTGGGGACGAACAGCTTCTGCATACATATGGCTTGCTGATTGATTTTGTCGCGCTCACCGATCAAAGAGTTATTTTTGTAGAAAAATCATGGGTTTCAAAACGATCGGAAGTTGTGAGCATTCCTTACAGTAAAATTGAGGAAATTGCATTGTTGAAAGACCGGAGGATGTCGATCTCGAATCCCGTTCGCATCAGCACTCGTTCGAAAGATCACCAGTTAAATTTAATTAAAGGAAATGATTCGGTCGGATTTTATAAGCAATTATCGAGACAAATGATGAAGGCGGGTGGGTGA
- a CDS encoding Rpn family recombination-promoting nuclease/putative transposase, translating into MANKCNTGRNTITNINFENTEAGGEYADDKQSRLDLLVTTEAGETINIEIQFTNQHDMIMRSLYYWAGTYRRPLQKGMAYRDLHPVIAINILNFDLFAGTDQFHTTYHLYEDEQKFRLTDVMEFHFIEMSKLIIDWKANKLDPWNDVLARWLLMLGMVDRRNSKVYDDKIKGRQAKTATSCGNACRTHLVWVRGGSP; encoded by the coding sequence GTGGCGAATAAATGCAATACAGGTAGAAATACCATCACGAATATCAACTTCGAGAACACGGAAGCGGGCGGAGAATATGCCGATGACAAGCAGTCAAGGCTTGATTTGCTGGTAACCACCGAGGCCGGTGAGACAATTAATATTGAAATTCAGTTCACGAATCAACATGACATGATTATGCGTTCACTGTATTACTGGGCCGGAACTTACCGGCGCCCATTACAAAAAGGGATGGCATATCGAGATTTGCACCCGGTCATAGCTATTAACATTCTTAATTTTGATTTATTCGCAGGAACGGATCAATTTCATACTACTTATCACTTATACGAAGATGAGCAAAAATTTCGGTTGACCGATGTGATGGAATTTCATTTCATCGAAATGAGCAAACTGATCATAGACTGGAAAGCTAATAAACTTGACCCATGGAATGATGTATTGGCGAGGTGGCTGTTGATGCTCGGGATGGTTGATCGTAGGAACAGCAAAGTCTATGATGATAAAATTAAAGGAAGGCAGGCTAAAACCGCCACCTCCTGTGGCAACGCCTGCAGAACCCACCTCGTGTGGGTCCGAGGAGGATCGCCATGA
- the map gene encoding type I methionyl aminopeptidase: protein MIATDNKDIQGLKEAGQVIAGIRDEMIGRTKPGVKTIELDELAGEMFADSGAVSAPISTYGFPGNTCICINEEVAHGIPGERAIQEGDLVNIDVSGAYNDYWVDTGMSFVVGEATPSQSRLLEATKKVFDAGLAKFQAGGKLNNVGRAVHKTAREEGFKVIKNLTGHGVGHSLRDAPDHIFNYFNPWDRTLLEDGMVIAYEPFVSTKAEQIYEKEDGWTLTTRDKSMVAQIEHTIIVTKNEPIIVT, encoded by the coding sequence ATGATTGCAACAGACAATAAAGATATCCAAGGATTGAAAGAAGCGGGACAGGTGATCGCGGGGATTCGTGATGAAATGATCGGTCGGACGAAGCCTGGCGTGAAAACAATCGAGCTTGATGAATTGGCAGGGGAGATGTTTGCGGATAGTGGCGCGGTTTCGGCGCCGATCAGCACGTATGGTTTTCCGGGGAATACATGTATCTGTATCAATGAAGAAGTTGCCCATGGAATCCCCGGCGAGCGAGCCATTCAGGAAGGGGACCTCGTCAACATCGATGTGTCCGGCGCCTACAACGATTATTGGGTGGATACGGGCATGTCCTTCGTCGTCGGCGAAGCAACACCGTCCCAAAGCCGGCTGCTCGAGGCGACAAAGAAAGTTTTTGATGCCGGACTAGCAAAATTTCAGGCAGGGGGCAAGCTGAACAATGTGGGGCGTGCCGTTCATAAAACAGCAAGAGAAGAAGGGTTCAAAGTCATTAAAAATTTAACCGGGCACGGCGTCGGCCATTCCTTGCGTGACGCCCCCGATCATATTTTTAATTATTTTAACCCATGGGATCGAACACTTTTAGAAGATGGCATGGTAATTGCCTACGAGCCATTCGTCTCTACGAAAGCCGAACAAATTTATGAAAAAGAAGATGGTTGGACGCTAACGACACGGGATAAAAGCATGGTCGCCCAGATCGAACATACCATTATTGTGACAAAAAACGAGCCGATCATTGTAACGTGA
- a CDS encoding O-acetyl-ADP-ribose deacetylase has protein sequence MKIEVLREDITTLDVDAIVNAANKTLRGGGGVDGAIHRAGGKEILEECKKIGGCETGEAVITTAGKMPAHHVIHTVGPVWNGGENNEDELLQNCYKNSLQVAVEHDLKTIAFPNISTGVYGFPKERAARVAVETVEQKFGYKPSIEKVFFICFDMENYDLYEGMIKE, from the coding sequence ATGAAAATTGAAGTTCTCCGGGAAGACATAACGACACTCGATGTAGATGCGATCGTTAACGCTGCCAACAAAACGTTACGTGGCGGAGGTGGCGTGGACGGCGCAATCCATCGTGCCGGCGGAAAAGAAATACTGGAAGAATGCAAAAAAATCGGCGGTTGTGAGACCGGGGAAGCAGTGATTACAACCGCGGGGAAAATGCCTGCGCACCACGTTATTCATACCGTGGGACCGGTGTGGAACGGGGGTGAAAATAACGAAGACGAGCTGCTTCAAAATTGTTATAAAAATTCCTTGCAGGTCGCGGTGGAGCATGATCTGAAAACGATCGCGTTTCCTAATATCAGTACCGGCGTTTATGGATTTCCGAAGGAACGTGCGGCAAGGGTTGCAGTAGAAACGGTCGAACAAAAGTTTGGGTATAAACCTTCGATTGAAAAAGTTTTTTTTATTTGTTTTGACATGGAAAATTATGATTTGTATGAAGGCATGATAAAAGAGTAG
- a CDS encoding BCCT family transporter: protein MELVLLKGNSVYKISLLLSIVFVVVGVIFYDWLGEQASVFLDFAVANFNWFYLLVGSILVSLCLYLMFSKYGNIRLGKDTEKPEYSTFTWITMLFAAGMGVGLVFWSVAEPVGHYTTPPYGEGSTSAAANLSLQYTFFHWGLHPWAIFGVIALGLAYFSYRKGLPTTISSIFYPVLGNKIHGSAGKTIDILAVFVAAVGVASTFGLSTLQISSGLNYQFGTPDTFTSHLIIIGLATTLFIMSSWSGLNRGIKYLSHFNMALVFLLMAIVLIVGPAKQIFEMLISTTGSYVGNIVPMSLRLDAFNGEASQWIGNWTVFYWAWWTTWAPFVGAFIARISRGRTIRQFVSAVLLIPSLVSFVWFSVIGGSALHFVHNLGYTALASNINADVEAALFMFFESMPLGFLLSVLAIILIFAFFITSADSATFVLGMLSNNGNLHPSSFVKITWGVVTAGAATVFILAGGVDAVRTISIVIASPFTIILLFISYVLLKEVRKETQTIKS, encoded by the coding sequence GTGGAATTAGTTTTGTTAAAAGGGAATAGTGTTTATAAAATTTCTCTGCTGTTAAGCATTGTATTTGTCGTTGTCGGCGTTATTTTTTATGATTGGTTAGGTGAACAAGCATCCGTTTTCTTGGACTTTGCTGTCGCGAACTTTAATTGGTTTTATCTTTTGGTAGGTTCTATCCTCGTTTCACTTTGTTTATATTTAATGTTTTCGAAATACGGTAATATTCGGCTGGGAAAGGATACGGAAAAACCGGAATATAGTACTTTTACCTGGATTACAATGCTGTTTGCTGCCGGAATGGGTGTTGGTTTAGTATTTTGGAGTGTTGCAGAACCTGTTGGCCACTACACAACGCCGCCTTATGGTGAAGGATCAACATCTGCAGCTGCAAATTTGTCCCTGCAATATACGTTTTTCCATTGGGGATTACACCCATGGGCGATTTTCGGGGTAATAGCCTTAGGGTTAGCTTACTTTAGTTATCGTAAAGGGTTGCCAACAACGATAAGCTCCATTTTTTATCCGGTATTGGGTAATAAAATTCATGGAAGCGCCGGAAAAACGATCGACATTCTCGCTGTTTTTGTTGCGGCGGTTGGAGTGGCCAGTACGTTTGGCTTAAGTACATTGCAAATATCAAGTGGCTTAAACTATCAATTTGGCACTCCCGACACATTTACTTCCCATCTCATTATTATTGGGCTCGCTACCACTCTTTTTATCATGTCCTCATGGTCCGGACTAAATCGCGGGATAAAATACTTGTCCCACTTTAATATGGCATTGGTGTTTTTACTCATGGCGATCGTGCTTATAGTCGGCCCCGCAAAACAGATTTTCGAAATGTTAATTAGTACAACGGGAAGCTATGTTGGGAACATTGTGCCTATGAGTTTAAGACTGGACGCTTTTAATGGTGAAGCCAGTCAATGGATTGGCAATTGGACAGTCTTTTATTGGGCTTGGTGGACAACATGGGCACCTTTCGTCGGCGCTTTTATTGCAAGAATATCCAGAGGCCGTACGATTAGGCAATTTGTTTCGGCTGTTTTATTAATTCCTTCGTTAGTATCTTTTGTTTGGTTTTCAGTTATCGGAGGTTCTGCTTTGCATTTCGTTCATAATTTAGGCTATACAGCGCTCGCAAGTAATATTAATGCCGATGTTGAAGCAGCGTTATTTATGTTTTTCGAAAGCATGCCGTTGGGGTTTTTGCTTAGTGTACTCGCAATTATATTGATTTTTGCTTTCTTTATCACTTCAGCTGACTCAGCCACTTTTGTACTTGGAATGCTAAGCAATAATGGAAACCTTCATCCATCATCTTTCGTTAAAATAACCTGGGGAGTGGTTACCGCAGGGGCTGCGACTGTTTTTATATTAGCCGGTGGTGTCGATGCAGTGAGAACCATCTCAATTGTTATCGCCTCTCCATTTACCATTATATTGTTGTTTATATCCTATGTTTTACTGAAGGAAGTAAGAAAAGAAACACAAACAATAAAAAGTTAG
- a CDS encoding zinc-binding dehydrogenase, with product MTAAVLIAFGGSDALHVQDDMSIPDVQTGQVLMRVSAASVNNNEQLACLPTAYGTALGMLERAEIGHGETVFVTGASSGVGMELIQLAAARGAIIIALTKSDKMKKVTAAGATYVVDRDSADMETNILDAAPQGLGAVVDVVGGKAVASVLSLIREGGRWVIAGAVGGANMTFDLRRLYLHNRRLIGSSMHTPVE from the coding sequence ATGACAGCAGCAGTGCTTATCGCGTTTGGTGGCTCAGACGCCTTGCATGTGCAAGACGATATGTCCATTCCTGATGTTCAAACCGGTCAAGTACTGATGCGCGTAAGCGCCGCATCTGTCAACAATAATGAACAATTGGCGTGCTTGCCCACGGCATACGGAACGGCTCTTGGAATGTTAGAGCGTGCCGAAATTGGGCATGGGGAAACGGTCTTTGTCACAGGTGCTTCGAGTGGAGTTGGGATGGAGTTGATACAGCTCGCAGCGGCACGAGGTGCCATAATTATAGCTCTAACCAAATCGGATAAAATGAAGAAGGTCACTGCAGCCGGTGCAACTTACGTTGTTGACCGTGATTCTGCTGATATGGAGACAAACATATTAGATGCGGCACCCCAAGGTTTGGGTGCGGTTGTTGACGTTGTGGGAGGAAAAGCTGTAGCAAGCGTTTTATCGCTCATTCGAGAAGGGGGACGATGGGTGATCGCAGGAGCCGTTGGTGGAGCAAATATGACATTCGACTTACGTCGGCTCTACCTGCACAACCGGAGGTTAATCGGGTCGTCCATGCATACGCCGGTAGAATAA
- a CDS encoding DinB family protein, whose product MNEEQIFQQINMVRQSTLNELDSLSEQQADQMPEGFSNTIRWNLGHTYTVQNVLLSNYGGKNIETPSRYLELFAPGTKPADWKGEIPTLDEIKQHLEEQPKKLKETLSGQLDDEAPKPFMSLSTVGEILNFTLYHEGMHAGMIKGIKKAIGGAD is encoded by the coding sequence ATGAATGAAGAACAGATTTTCCAACAAATTAATATGGTCAGACAAAGTACATTGAATGAACTGGACAGCTTATCAGAACAACAGGCAGATCAAATGCCCGAGGGATTTAGTAACACAATCCGTTGGAACTTGGGCCACACCTACACGGTTCAAAACGTTTTACTTTCAAATTACGGCGGAAAAAATATTGAAACGCCTTCTCGCTACTTAGAATTGTTTGCCCCGGGCACAAAGCCCGCCGATTGGAAAGGTGAGATCCCGACGCTCGACGAAATAAAACAACATCTTGAAGAGCAACCGAAAAAATTGAAGGAAACATTGTCCGGGCAACTCGATGATGAAGCGCCGAAACCATTTATGTCCCTCTCAACGGTCGGTGAGATTTTGAATTTTACGTTGTACCATGAAGGGATGCACGCCGGAATGATTAAGGGCATCAAAAAAGCGATCGGCGGAGCAGATTAA
- a CDS encoding GntP family permease produces MLGILLGLILLMILAYRGWSIIWIAPICAGIVAITGGLDLLDAYTNTYMGGFVDFAKEWFPVFMLGAVFGKLMEYTGMANSIATGIINVLGAKRAILGVSISCAVLAYGGISVFVVAFAVYPLALAMFKEANLPRRLMPATLAFGTLTFAMVALPGTPQIQNLIPTDYYGTTAAAAPIMGLTAGAFMAITGYTYLKWREKKITTAGETYTEPPQTNEVENTIKGAPPPFLVSILPLFTVVITLNILQFDIIVALLSGIVLNLLLCIQKYRGFITAMNEGASGSVLAIINTSAAVGFGTVVQNVPGFAQLSDLILNVPGSPLVSQAVAANVLAGATGSASGGLGIAMEALSDTYMSAAQTFGIDPEAFHRIASLASAGLDSLPHNGAILTILIVTGMSHKESYKDIAVVSVIIPILSVIPAIILASFGIY; encoded by the coding sequence ATGCTTGGCATACTACTCGGACTAATCCTTTTGATGATCCTGGCCTATCGAGGCTGGTCCATCATATGGATCGCCCCGATATGCGCCGGTATTGTGGCAATCACCGGTGGTCTTGACTTGTTGGACGCCTATACGAACACATATATGGGTGGATTTGTGGATTTTGCCAAAGAGTGGTTCCCGGTGTTCATGCTTGGCGCAGTTTTCGGCAAATTGATGGAATACACCGGCATGGCAAATTCAATTGCCACAGGCATTATCAACGTACTCGGCGCAAAACGCGCAATTCTCGGTGTATCGATCTCGTGCGCGGTACTTGCGTACGGTGGCATTAGTGTATTCGTCGTCGCATTTGCCGTTTATCCCCTCGCGTTAGCTATGTTTAAAGAAGCGAATCTGCCTCGACGGTTAATGCCAGCAACGCTTGCGTTTGGAACACTAACATTTGCTATGGTTGCTCTCCCTGGCACCCCGCAAATCCAAAACTTAATCCCCACAGACTACTATGGGACGACTGCAGCAGCGGCCCCCATCATGGGGTTAACCGCGGGCGCTTTTATGGCCATTACCGGCTACACGTATTTAAAATGGCGAGAGAAAAAAATAACAACGGCCGGTGAAACATATACAGAACCCCCGCAAACAAATGAAGTGGAAAATACGATAAAAGGGGCACCGCCCCCGTTTCTAGTATCCATTTTACCACTTTTTACTGTCGTCATCACATTGAATATTTTGCAGTTTGACATTATCGTTGCCTTATTGTCGGGCATTGTATTGAATTTGCTTTTATGTATTCAAAAATACAGAGGATTTATCACAGCCATGAATGAAGGAGCCAGCGGTTCCGTTTTGGCTATCATCAACACAAGTGCGGCCGTTGGGTTTGGAACGGTTGTGCAAAATGTCCCCGGATTTGCTCAGCTTTCCGACCTTATTTTAAACGTTCCCGGAAGCCCACTTGTTTCCCAAGCCGTTGCCGCCAATGTGTTGGCGGGAGCAACCGGTTCAGCCTCCGGGGGTTTGGGAATAGCGATGGAAGCTCTAAGTGATACTTATATGTCTGCGGCACAGACCTTTGGTATAGATCCTGAAGCATTTCACAGGATCGCATCGTTGGCTTCGGCAGGGCTTGATTCACTTCCCCATAATGGTGCGATCTTAACGATCCTCATTGTCACCGGTATGTCTCATAAAGAATCTTATAAGGATATCGCTGTAGTATCGGTCATTATTCCAATCTTGTCGGTCATTCCGGCAATCATTCTCGCCAGCTTCGGCATTTATTAA